From Candidatus Vondammii sp. HM_W22, one genomic window encodes:
- a CDS encoding AAA family ATPase, producing the protein MAIKNLHIINLRNIRQIEINPSPMLNMIWGDNGSGKTSILESIYILCRGRSFRGLRAGPIIRNGEEYLQVFAVIQSAEIKSSIGIKKHPVKQKSKLIKQ; encoded by the coding sequence ATGGCCATCAAAAATCTCCATATAATAAATCTACGTAATATTCGGCAGATCGAGATTAATCCATCGCCGATGCTGAATATGATATGGGGTGACAATGGATCAGGAAAAACTTCAATACTCGAATCAATCTACATTCTATGTAGAGGAAGATCATTTCGGGGTTTAAGGGCAGGGCCTATTATCAGAAATGGTGAGGAGTATCTCCAGGTTTTTGCCGTCATACAAAGTGCGGAGATAAAATCTTCTATTGGAATAAAAAAACATCCGGTAAAACAGAAGTCAAAATTGATCAAACAATGA
- the dnaN gene encoding DNA polymerase III subunit beta: MKIVTPRDNLLKPLQQVAGVVERRQTLPILANVLINAVNGRLDITATDLEVEMKTSTEVECDGELDFTLPARKLLDICRALPNNSTIQLTIEGDRAVLKSGKSRFTLGVLLAQDYPSIDPVASSHRFSVPQKILKRLIEKTQFAMAQQDVRYYLNGMLLEVRENMIRAIATDGHRLALSEAQCNLEDAVDVQVILPRKAVLELSRLLSDIDDELEIDVSSNHIRIKVSSTSFTSKLIDGKFPDYQRVIPSNTSKLVLASTDELGHALQRTSILSNEKYRGIRFQFTNGMLQLLAHNPEQEEAEEEIEIEYEDEELVVGFNVGYLIEVLNVIETDKVRLHLSDANSSCLIQNMDSEENKYVIMPMRL; the protein is encoded by the coding sequence ATGAAGATCGTTACACCGAGGGATAATTTGCTAAAACCACTTCAACAAGTAGCAGGTGTTGTTGAACGCAGGCAGACGCTACCTATACTTGCCAATGTTCTAATCAATGCAGTAAATGGCCGACTTGACATTACGGCAACGGATCTTGAAGTTGAAATGAAAACTTCCACAGAAGTTGAATGTGATGGGGAGTTGGATTTTACTCTTCCTGCACGAAAACTGCTGGATATATGCAGAGCCCTTCCTAACAACTCAACTATTCAATTAACCATCGAAGGGGATAGAGCAGTTCTTAAATCGGGAAAAAGCCGATTTACACTTGGCGTGTTGCTTGCCCAGGATTATCCGTCAATCGATCCTGTTGCCAGTAGTCATCGTTTTTCAGTCCCTCAAAAAATTTTAAAACGATTGATCGAAAAAACGCAATTTGCCATGGCACAACAAGATGTTCGGTATTATCTCAATGGCATGTTATTGGAAGTGAGAGAAAACATGATCAGGGCTATTGCTACTGATGGACACAGACTGGCACTCAGTGAAGCTCAGTGTAACCTGGAAGATGCTGTTGACGTTCAGGTCATACTGCCAAGAAAGGCTGTACTTGAACTTTCTCGCCTATTGTCTGATATCGATGATGAATTGGAAATCGATGTAAGTAGTAATCATATTAGGATTAAAGTTAGCTCGACCAGTTTTACCTCAAAATTAATTGATGGAAAATTTCCGGATTACCAGAGAGTTATTCCCAGTAATACATCCAAGCTGGTGCTTGCCTCAACGGATGAACTGGGGCATGCACTACAACGTACCTCCATTCTTTCCAATGAGAAATACAGAGGCATTCGTTTCCAATTCACAAATGGAATGCTTCAACTGCTTGCCCATAACCCTGAGCAAGAGGAAGCAGAAGAAGAGATTGAAATTGAGTATGAAGATGAAGAGTTGGTGGTTGGTTTTAATGTTGGGTATCTAATCGAAGTGCTGAATGTCATTGAGACCGATAAAGTAAGATTGCACTTGAGTGATGCAAACAGCAGCTGTCTAATTCAAAACATGGATAGTGAAGAGAATAAATATGTCATCATGCCTATGCGTCTGTAA